In the Rhizobium sp. CB3090 genome, one interval contains:
- a CDS encoding pyridoxamine 5'-phosphate oxidase family protein yields the protein MRIITSVEELNELYGGTSEASIAKVTNALTPLYRRMIEASPFMALATVGPEGLDCSPRGDLGGVVRVQDDKTLLLPDWRGNNRVDSLANIVRDPRIALMFLIPGSNTTMRLNGRAVVSIEESLLASFEMEGKHPRSVVVITIDEVYFQCARAVMRAELWKTETFVDPASLPTPGMLLKAAKGDFDQETYDREWPARAAKSMW from the coding sequence ATGCGGATCATCACTTCCGTTGAAGAATTGAATGAGCTTTATGGCGGCACGAGCGAAGCATCGATCGCCAAGGTGACGAATGCTTTGACGCCGCTTTATCGCCGGATGATCGAGGCATCGCCCTTCATGGCTCTGGCGACGGTTGGCCCGGAAGGATTGGATTGCTCACCGCGCGGTGACTTGGGCGGTGTCGTGCGCGTGCAGGACGACAAGACGCTTCTGCTTCCCGACTGGCGCGGCAACAATCGTGTCGATTCGCTCGCCAACATTGTCAGGGATCCCCGCATCGCGCTGATGTTCCTGATTCCCGGCTCCAACACCACGATGCGCCTCAACGGTCGTGCGGTGGTCTCCATCGAGGAAAGCTTGCTCGCGAGCTTCGAGATGGAGGGCAAGCATCCGCGCAGCGTGGTAGTGATCACCATCGACGAGGTCTATTTCCAATGCGCGCGGGCCGTGATGCGTGCCGAACTCTGGAAGACGGAGACATTTGTCGATCCCGCGAGCCTGCCAACGCCCGGCATGTTGCTGAAGGCGGCAAAGGGGGATTTCGATCAGGAGACCTATGACCGCGAATGGCCGGCAAGAGCCGCCAAAAGCATGTGGTAA
- the rpiA gene encoding ribose-5-phosphate isomerase RpiA translates to MDARQLKIEAARAALAHVESGMRLGIGTGSTAEEFVRLLAEKVAAGLVIEGVPTSERTAKLCVELGVPLKSLDELPELDLTIDGADELDGALRLIKGGGGALLREKIVAASSARMIVIADESKVVETLGAFPLPIEVNPFGLVSTRILIEKAASRLGLSGALNLRQSDGGNFMTDGGHFIIDASFGRIPDAEALSIELHSIPGVVEHGLFINMATLAIIAGPAGARTLQANNT, encoded by the coding sequence ATGGACGCCCGCCAATTGAAGATCGAGGCTGCAAGAGCGGCTCTGGCTCATGTCGAAAGCGGCATGCGGCTCGGGATCGGCACGGGAAGCACGGCGGAAGAATTCGTTCGATTGCTCGCCGAGAAGGTTGCCGCTGGCCTCGTGATCGAGGGCGTTCCGACCTCCGAGCGCACGGCAAAGCTCTGTGTCGAACTCGGCGTGCCGCTGAAGTCGCTCGATGAACTTCCGGAACTCGACCTCACCATCGATGGTGCCGACGAACTGGACGGCGCTTTGCGGCTGATCAAAGGCGGTGGCGGCGCGTTGCTGCGCGAAAAAATCGTCGCAGCTTCGTCGGCGCGGATGATCGTCATTGCCGACGAGAGCAAGGTCGTCGAGACGCTTGGCGCGTTTCCGCTGCCGATCGAGGTCAATCCGTTCGGCCTCGTGTCCACGCGTATCCTGATCGAGAAGGCGGCATCCCGCCTCGGCCTTTCCGGAGCGCTCAACCTGCGACAGTCGGATGGCGGCAACTTCATGACCGACGGTGGGCATTTCATTATCGACGCATCTTTTGGCCGCATTCCTGATGCAGAGGCGCTGTCGATTGAGCTGCATTCGATTCCCGGTGTTGTCGAACACGGGCTCTTCATCAACATGGCGACACTTGCGATCATTGCCGGTCCCGCCGGCGCACGCACGTTGCAGGCGAACAATACATAG
- a CDS encoding L,D-transpeptidase family protein encodes MKLVTKAAASVLALSCCIAAAGASSANAMTLMDFIRGGQGRQQSTQISAPVTANPAQAGLGVDAPAQAKEPLPSVSAPKYYTYKPEAMRLVASNRFADPVVTGAVADASSTPVAVDTSASQRRYLTEARVMATNDVAKALEAYYADQSKPLVWVADNGINDKAKAAMAVLADAGAVGLDPADYAVQAPSFDPASVDPTMRDRALMQFELALSGKVLMFVQDTIRGRLDPNKISGYHDFKRKDVNLMPVLGLLRASPDVAAYLNSRSPSNQEFGELKAELAKLRAESGNDSAHISISLNGTLKPGGSSPEMANIVKAIQHRGSDALKVKNAVTLAAYKGTPDYTPELVSLVEDFQKEKGLTPDGVIGQSSVRAMVGENNDTKIQKLVIAMEQLRWLPSELGPRYVFINQPAFMVYYHNNNHEQLSMRVVVGGKQHQTFFFEDQIQTVEFNPFWGVPQSIIINEMLPKLRADPNYLDRMGYQVEVGGHAVASSSVDWYGSTKSVSVRQPPSSDNALGELKILFPNSHAIYMHDTPQKSFFKKDMRALSHGCVRLADPRAMAAAVLNTTVDDVAKQIATGQNKAVPVPQKLPIYIAYFTAWPNKDGVVQYFNDVYDRDAATQKALDATTKARTAQI; translated from the coding sequence ATGAAACTTGTCACCAAAGCCGCAGCATCCGTTCTGGCTCTTTCCTGCTGCATCGCAGCCGCCGGTGCGTCATCCGCCAATGCCATGACTCTCATGGACTTCATTCGCGGAGGGCAGGGGCGTCAGCAGAGCACGCAAATCTCCGCCCCGGTTACCGCCAATCCGGCGCAGGCCGGTCTTGGCGTCGATGCGCCAGCGCAGGCAAAAGAGCCGCTGCCCAGTGTCAGTGCGCCCAAATATTATACCTACAAGCCTGAGGCCATGCGCCTGGTGGCATCCAACCGTTTTGCCGATCCGGTGGTGACCGGTGCGGTTGCCGATGCGTCTTCGACGCCGGTTGCGGTCGACACCAGCGCTTCCCAGCGTCGCTATCTGACCGAAGCTCGCGTCATGGCAACGAATGATGTGGCCAAGGCGCTCGAAGCTTACTACGCCGACCAGAGCAAGCCGCTCGTTTGGGTTGCCGACAATGGCATCAATGACAAGGCGAAGGCTGCCATGGCCGTTCTGGCCGATGCCGGTGCCGTTGGCCTCGATCCAGCCGACTATGCCGTCCAGGCGCCGAGCTTCGATCCGGCAAGCGTCGATCCGACAATGCGGGACCGCGCGTTGATGCAATTCGAGCTTGCACTTTCCGGCAAGGTGCTGATGTTCGTGCAGGATACGATCCGCGGCCGTCTCGACCCGAACAAGATTTCCGGCTATCACGATTTCAAGCGTAAGGACGTCAATCTGATGCCGGTTCTTGGCCTGCTCCGAGCAAGCCCGGATGTCGCCGCCTATCTCAACAGCCGCAGCCCTTCGAACCAGGAGTTCGGGGAGTTGAAGGCTGAGCTTGCCAAGCTTCGCGCCGAAAGCGGCAACGACAGCGCGCACATTTCCATCTCGTTGAACGGCACCCTGAAGCCCGGCGGCAGCTCGCCGGAAATGGCCAATATCGTCAAGGCTATCCAGCATCGCGGCTCGGATGCGCTGAAGGTCAAGAACGCCGTGACTCTCGCTGCCTACAAGGGCACGCCGGACTATACGCCGGAGCTCGTCTCGCTGGTCGAAGACTTCCAGAAGGAAAAAGGCCTGACGCCCGACGGCGTCATCGGCCAATCTTCTGTTCGCGCTATGGTCGGCGAAAACAACGACACGAAGATCCAGAAGCTGGTCATCGCCATGGAGCAGTTGCGCTGGCTGCCGAGTGAACTCGGTCCGCGCTACGTCTTCATCAATCAGCCGGCCTTCATGGTCTACTACCACAACAATAATCACGAACAATTGTCGATGCGTGTCGTCGTTGGCGGCAAGCAACATCAGACCTTCTTCTTCGAGGATCAGATCCAGACCGTTGAGTTCAATCCGTTCTGGGGCGTTCCGCAGTCGATCATTATCAACGAAATGCTGCCGAAACTGCGCGCCGATCCGAACTATCTCGATCGCATGGGATACCAGGTCGAAGTCGGTGGCCATGCCGTCGCTTCCTCCAGCGTCGACTGGTACGGTTCAACGAAGAGCGTTTCCGTCCGCCAGCCGCCGAGCAGCGACAATGCACTGGGCGAGCTGAAGATCCTTTTCCCGAACTCGCATGCGATCTACATGCATGACACGCCGCAAAAGAGCTTTTTCAAGAAGGACATGCGCGCGCTCAGCCACGGCTGCGTCCGCCTCGCAGATCCGCGCGCGATGGCCGCTGCCGTTCTGAACACGACGGTCGATGATGTCGCCAAGCAGATCGCCACCGGCCAGAACAAGGCGGTGCCCGTGCCGCAGAAGTTGCCGATCTACATCGCTTACTTCACCGCCTGGCCGAACAAGGACGGCGTCGTGCAGTATTTCAACGATGTCTACGATCGCGATGCGGCAACGCAGAAGGCGCTCGATGCGACCACCAAGGCGCGCACTGCACAGATTTGA
- a CDS encoding DUF2059 domain-containing protein, whose protein sequence is MIKIAGLGRFAAATIVLSGIALGSASAQEVTEDQIKAARAAINALGITNQFDNILPNLAEQLKSTMIQANPNFGDAINSSVDATALALAPRRADLEREAAVTYAKAFTIDELKAIADFYNSPAGKKLLKDGPIATRALYKAADIWGQGISRDLANQSSDALQKVVKAPIAPPPTDSTDNAQPAPGAPAQKPAAKK, encoded by the coding sequence ATGATCAAAATAGCGGGTCTTGGCCGTTTTGCCGCTGCGACCATCGTTCTTTCAGGCATCGCGCTCGGTTCCGCCAGCGCTCAGGAAGTCACGGAAGATCAGATCAAGGCTGCACGTGCCGCTATCAATGCGCTCGGCATCACGAACCAGTTCGACAACATCCTGCCGAATCTCGCCGAGCAATTGAAGAGCACGATGATCCAGGCGAACCCGAACTTCGGTGACGCCATCAACTCGTCCGTCGACGCAACAGCACTTGCTCTGGCGCCACGCCGCGCCGATCTCGAGCGGGAAGCCGCTGTGACCTACGCGAAGGCGTTTACCATCGACGAACTGAAGGCGATCGCCGATTTCTACAACTCGCCGGCCGGCAAGAAGCTTCTCAAAGACGGCCCGATCGCAACGCGCGCGCTCTACAAGGCCGCCGATATCTGGGGGCAGGGCATCTCTCGCGATCTCGCCAACCAGAGCAGCGACGCTCTGCAGAAGGTGGTGAAGGCCCCGATCGCTCCCCCGCCGACGGACTCCACCGACAACGCTCAGCCGGCACCAGGGGCTCCGGCACAGAAGCCGGCAGCGAAGAAGTAA
- a CDS encoding GGDEF domain-containing protein, translating into MSTVVAPKAQVPDVAGQITYAMRSMGVAPIPRNYELFYEAYIGSNPALTRELAALGSNATQEELDALGVQHFAHHAGRILDDAHARLITELDGVLRTLRQEQTSLESYNRLLGETCERITSKNNNSVDLLRSAIDILAEATGDTMAHGEKTVENVAQRSQEMNDVRKELDEYKRIANTDSLTRLSNRRAFDDRLATVFDNKMARPVTALVLADIDYFKKINDTYGHPVGDKILATVASLIRANVRRDAFVARTGGEEFALILEGHTSEEVMAVCERIRRALEATPFKNSRTGVNYGPITLSLGVCMASEATDPGDLYSKSDIALYGAKNAGRNCSYIYQEGMQKDFNKSWLIYKN; encoded by the coding sequence ATGAGTACGGTGGTTGCGCCTAAAGCGCAAGTTCCCGACGTGGCAGGACAGATTACCTACGCCATGCGATCCATGGGGGTCGCACCGATCCCGCGCAACTACGAACTTTTCTATGAAGCCTATATTGGTTCCAATCCCGCCTTGACCCGTGAGCTTGCCGCACTCGGCAGCAACGCCACCCAGGAAGAATTGGACGCACTCGGCGTCCAGCATTTCGCCCACCATGCCGGCCGGATCTTGGATGACGCCCATGCCCGCCTGATCACGGAGCTCGATGGCGTATTGCGCACGCTGCGGCAAGAGCAGACTTCGCTTGAAAGCTATAATCGACTGCTCGGCGAAACCTGCGAACGCATCACGTCCAAGAACAACAACAGCGTCGACCTGCTGCGCAGTGCCATCGACATACTGGCGGAAGCGACCGGCGACACCATGGCGCACGGTGAAAAAACTGTCGAGAATGTCGCCCAGCGCAGCCAGGAAATGAACGATGTGCGCAAGGAACTGGACGAATACAAGCGTATCGCCAACACTGATTCTCTGACGCGGCTCTCCAATCGCCGCGCCTTCGACGATCGCCTGGCCACTGTTTTCGACAACAAGATGGCGCGGCCCGTAACGGCGCTGGTGCTGGCCGATATCGACTATTTCAAGAAGATCAACGACACATATGGCCATCCGGTCGGCGACAAGATCCTCGCGACCGTCGCCTCGCTCATCCGCGCCAATGTCCGTCGCGACGCCTTCGTCGCCCGCACCGGCGGCGAGGAATTCGCGCTGATCCTGGAAGGCCATACGTCGGAAGAGGTCATGGCGGTCTGCGAGCGTATCCGCCGTGCACTTGAGGCAACGCCGTTCAAGAATTCGCGGACTGGAGTGAATTACGGGCCGATCACCCTCTCGCTCGGCGTCTGCATGGCCTCGGAAGCTACAGACCCCGGTGACCTCTACAGCAAGAGCGACATTGCGCTTTATGGCGCCAAGAATGCCGGCCGCAACTGCAGCTATATCTACCAGGAAGGCATGCAGAAAGACTTCAACAAAAGCTGGCTTATCTACAAGAATTAG
- a CDS encoding MarR family winged helix-turn-helix transcriptional regulator → MNKNQSLPWDHPRFRSWIAVARACQLMQQSLGRALAHLDIKPPHLDILVNLFRFEGISQQELARKLLVGRSNMSMLLPQMEKRGLIERRGDKHDKRVLRLYLTGEGRRVTEEAMAIQTDLIDRTLSDAPLDECEIMTAHMERIVSLLLQDEREPLETVGGQ, encoded by the coding sequence ATGAACAAAAATCAATCCCTACCCTGGGACCATCCGCGTTTTCGGAGCTGGATCGCCGTTGCCCGTGCCTGCCAGCTCATGCAGCAGTCGCTCGGCCGGGCGCTCGCCCATCTCGATATCAAGCCGCCGCATCTCGACATTCTCGTCAATCTCTTCCGCTTCGAAGGCATTTCGCAGCAGGAATTGGCCCGCAAGCTGCTGGTTGGCCGCTCCAACATGAGCATGCTGCTGCCGCAAATGGAAAAACGCGGCCTGATCGAACGCCGTGGCGACAAACATGACAAGCGCGTGTTGCGGCTTTATCTGACGGGCGAAGGCCGGCGCGTGACAGAGGAAGCGATGGCCATCCAGACCGACCTCATCGACCGCACGCTCTCGGACGCACCGCTCGACGAATGCGAAATCATGACGGCGCACATGGAACGCATCGTCAGCCTCTTGCTACAGGACGAGCGCGAGCCGCTAGAAACAGTCGGCGGTCAGTGA
- a CDS encoding alpha/beta fold hydrolase, translating into MPSFALKVTRLGLTSLGRISPRLAGKAAFKLFCLTPSRRPQGAKAEVAHAQGRARLNSAEQIMLSFRGGRAMAYRLNGGAKGRRKRFLVVHGWGSSSEYMSELAVFLANTGAEVISLDLPGHGRSPGRFLNVRLAVSAIAAAAERFGAFDATIGHSFGGASIALAAAGFLPGVAQVLPGRLVLIGAPSAMGWLFTDFGGMMKLDAATQAALEAEVGHVTGRPLGDYDAGRSVHDLGRPVLVIHAEDDKEVSADHARAYATAGDHVRLLWANGFGHRRIVSAAPVLAAIGEFLAEAPESGKENTFETDNETVISFLRTSGRRVS; encoded by the coding sequence ATGCCATCATTTGCGCTCAAGGTCACCCGGCTGGGATTGACCAGCCTTGGCAGGATCTCGCCGCGACTTGCCGGTAAGGCTGCCTTCAAGCTTTTCTGTCTGACGCCGTCGCGCCGACCGCAGGGCGCCAAGGCAGAGGTCGCGCACGCACAGGGCAGGGCACGTCTGAATTCCGCCGAGCAGATCATGCTTTCCTTTCGAGGCGGACGGGCGATGGCCTATCGTTTAAATGGCGGTGCCAAGGGCCGGCGCAAGCGTTTTCTTGTTGTCCACGGCTGGGGATCGAGCAGCGAGTATATGTCGGAACTCGCCGTCTTTCTGGCGAATACCGGTGCCGAAGTGATCTCGCTCGATCTGCCTGGCCATGGCCGCTCGCCGGGGCGCTTCCTCAATGTGCGCCTTGCCGTCTCAGCGATCGCTGCGGCGGCGGAGCGGTTTGGCGCCTTCGATGCCACGATCGGCCATTCCTTCGGCGGCGCGTCCATCGCACTCGCCGCAGCCGGCTTTCTGCCGGGCGTCGCCCAGGTGCTGCCGGGCCGCCTGGTGCTGATCGGTGCACCGAGCGCCATGGGCTGGCTGTTCACGGATTTCGGCGGGATGATGAAGCTTGATGCGGCGACACAGGCAGCACTTGAGGCGGAAGTCGGTCACGTCACTGGCAGACCGCTCGGGGACTATGACGCCGGACGCAGCGTTCACGATCTCGGCAGGCCGGTACTGGTGATCCACGCCGAAGACGACAAGGAAGTCAGCGCCGATCACGCCCGCGCCTATGCCACCGCCGGCGATCATGTTCGCCTTCTCTGGGCGAACGGCTTCGGCCATCGCCGTATCGTCAGCGCAGCTCCCGTGCTGGCGGCGATCGGCGAATTCCTGGCGGAGGCGCCAGAGTCCGGAAAAGAAAATACATTCGAAACCGACAACGAAACGGTTATATCCTTTCTTCGGACGTCGGGCCGGCGCGTGTCATAG
- a CDS encoding HAD family hydrolase has translation MKSPLVVFDLDGTLVDTAPDLIASLNHTIASLDLAPVGYENLTHLVGHGAQAMIERACRLRGHPLESGDLPPLLQRFIAFYTDTMPGDSTPFPGIVNAMDALKAAGFRLAVCTNKLEKLAVTLIERLNLMHYFDVVTGGDTFTVRKPDAQHLIGTIERAGGILSRTVMVGDSANDILVAHNAGVPSIAVPFGYSDVGVETLGPSRVIAHYDELTPDFVRGLLTA, from the coding sequence GTGAAATCTCCCCTTGTCGTATTCGATCTCGACGGCACATTGGTCGACACCGCGCCCGATCTCATCGCGAGCCTCAACCATACGATCGCCAGCCTCGATCTTGCTCCCGTCGGCTACGAAAACCTGACGCATCTCGTCGGGCATGGCGCACAAGCGATGATCGAACGAGCCTGCCGCCTGCGCGGTCATCCGCTCGAATCCGGCGATCTACCGCCGCTGCTGCAACGCTTCATCGCTTTTTACACCGACACCATGCCCGGCGATAGCACGCCGTTTCCCGGCATCGTCAACGCCATGGATGCGCTGAAGGCCGCGGGCTTCCGTCTGGCGGTCTGCACCAACAAGCTGGAAAAACTGGCGGTGACGTTGATCGAACGGCTGAACCTGATGCATTATTTCGATGTCGTCACCGGCGGCGATACCTTCACCGTCCGCAAGCCGGATGCGCAGCATCTGATCGGCACCATCGAGCGCGCCGGCGGAATACTTTCCCGCACTGTCATGGTCGGCGACAGCGCCAACGACATTTTGGTCGCCCACAATGCCGGCGTACCCTCGATCGCCGTGCCCTTCGGCTATTCCGATGTTGGCGTCGAAACATTGGGGCCGAGCCGGGTTATCGCGCATTACGACGAATTGACGCCCGACTTCGTTCGCGGATTGCTGACTGCGTAG
- the fumC gene encoding class II fumarate hydratase — MTSTRTETDTFGPIEVASDRYWGAQAQRSLGNFKIGWEKQPLSIVRALGIVKQAAARANVELGQLDPALGKVIVEAAQEVIDGKLNGHFPLAVWQTGSGTQSNMNANEVISNRAIEMLGGVMGSKKPVHPNDHVNMSQSSNDTYPTAMHIACAEQIVHHLLPSLRHLHAALEKKVADFAHIIKIGRTHTQDATPLTLGQEFSGYAAQVASSIKRIELTLPGLCELAQGGTAVGTGLNAPIGFAEKVADEIAEITGLPFVTAPNKFEALAAHDSMVFSHGAINAAAAALFKIANDIRLLGSGPRAGLGELALPENEPGSSIMPGKVNPTQCEALTQVCIHIFGNNAALTFADSQGHFELNVYNPMMAYNFLQSVQLLGDAAVSFTDNCVVGIEAREDNIKAGLERSLMLVTALAPKIGYDNAAKIAKKAHKNGTTLKEEALASGLVSAEDYDAIVRPETMIGPR, encoded by the coding sequence ATGACCTCCACCCGCACCGAAACCGATACTTTTGGCCCGATCGAAGTGGCAAGCGACCGCTATTGGGGCGCGCAAGCACAACGGTCACTCGGCAATTTCAAGATCGGCTGGGAGAAGCAGCCGCTGTCGATCGTACGTGCCCTCGGCATCGTCAAGCAGGCCGCCGCACGCGCCAATGTGGAGCTTGGCCAGCTGGATCCTGCTCTCGGCAAAGTGATCGTGGAGGCGGCGCAGGAAGTCATCGACGGCAAGCTCAACGGACACTTCCCGCTGGCTGTCTGGCAGACCGGCTCTGGCACGCAGTCGAACATGAATGCCAATGAGGTGATCTCGAACCGCGCGATCGAAATGCTGGGCGGCGTCATGGGCTCCAAGAAGCCGGTGCATCCGAACGACCACGTGAACATGAGCCAGTCGTCGAACGACACCTATCCGACGGCCATGCATATCGCCTGCGCCGAGCAGATCGTCCACCATCTGCTGCCCAGCCTCAGACATTTGCATGCGGCGCTGGAAAAGAAAGTCGCCGATTTCGCCCATATCATCAAGATCGGCCGCACCCACACGCAGGATGCCACGCCGCTGACGCTTGGCCAGGAGTTTTCCGGCTATGCCGCGCAGGTTGCGTCTTCGATCAAGCGGATCGAGCTGACGCTGCCCGGTCTTTGCGAACTCGCGCAGGGCGGAACGGCCGTTGGAACCGGCCTCAACGCGCCGATCGGGTTTGCCGAGAAGGTGGCGGACGAGATCGCAGAGATCACCGGCCTGCCCTTCGTTACCGCGCCGAACAAATTCGAGGCGCTGGCCGCCCATGATTCGATGGTCTTCAGCCATGGGGCCATCAATGCCGCTGCTGCGGCTCTCTTCAAGATCGCCAATGATATCCGCCTGCTCGGCTCCGGTCCGCGTGCTGGGCTCGGGGAGCTGGCATTGCCGGAAAACGAGCCCGGCTCGTCGATCATGCCGGGCAAGGTCAATCCAACGCAGTGCGAAGCCCTGACGCAGGTCTGCATTCACATCTTCGGAAACAATGCTGCGCTGACCTTCGCCGACAGCCAGGGTCATTTCGAGCTGAATGTCTACAATCCGATGATGGCCTACAACTTCCTGCAGTCGGTCCAACTGCTCGGCGACGCCGCCGTTTCTTTCACCGACAATTGCGTGGTCGGCATCGAGGCACGTGAGGACAATATCAAGGCCGGCCTGGAGCGCTCACTGATGCTCGTGACGGCACTCGCCCCGAAGATCGGCTACGACAATGCCGCCAAGATCGCCAAGAAGGCCCATAAGAACGGTACGACGTTGAAGGAGGAAGCTTTGGCGAGCGGACTGGTTTCTGCGGAAGATTATGACGCGATCGTCCGGCCGGAGACGATGATCGGGCCGAGATGA
- a CDS encoding fumarate hydratase: MADDLFPLGDDATPYRKISGDYVSVDTFKGQEILTVDPEGIRLLAETAFADINHLLRPGHLKQLASILEDPEATDNDRFVAYDLLKNANIAAGGVLPMCQDTGTAIIMGKKGRRVWTEGGDSAALAKGVLDAYEKKNLRYSQLAPIKMFEEKNTKNNLPAQIDIYEEGTDAYEFLFVAKGGGSANKTFLYQGTPSLLTHDRMLDFLKEKILTLGTAACPPYHLAIVIGGTSAEMNLKTVKLASTRYLDCLPTEGSESGHAFRDIEMEKEIHKLTQSLGVGAQFGGKYFCHDVRVIRLPRHGASLPIGLGVSCSADRQAKGKITRDGIFIEQLETDPSKYMPEIDEAKLSESMVRIDLNRPMTEILAELSRHPVKTRLSLTGTIIVARDLAHAKIRERLEKGQGMPDYLKNHPVYYAGPAKTPAGYASGSFGPTTAGRMDSYVDQFQSFGGSMVMLAKGNRSRAVREACKAHGGFYLGSIGGPAARLAQDCIRKVEVLEYPELGMEAVWKIEVEDFPAFIVIDDKGNDFFQELNLG; this comes from the coding sequence ATGGCTGATGATCTCTTTCCCCTCGGCGACGACGCCACTCCCTATCGTAAGATTTCCGGCGATTACGTTTCCGTCGACACCTTCAAGGGCCAGGAAATCCTGACCGTGGACCCGGAAGGCATTCGCCTGCTCGCCGAGACGGCTTTTGCGGATATCAACCACCTGCTGCGCCCCGGTCACCTGAAGCAGCTAGCCTCGATCCTGGAAGACCCCGAAGCTACCGATAACGACCGCTTCGTCGCCTATGATCTGCTGAAAAACGCCAATATCGCCGCCGGCGGCGTGCTGCCCATGTGCCAGGACACCGGCACCGCGATCATCATGGGCAAGAAAGGCCGTCGCGTCTGGACCGAAGGAGGCGACAGCGCGGCTCTGGCAAAGGGCGTGCTCGACGCCTACGAAAAGAAGAACCTGCGCTATTCGCAGCTCGCGCCCATCAAGATGTTCGAGGAAAAGAATACCAAGAACAACCTTCCGGCCCAGATCGACATCTATGAGGAAGGCACCGACGCCTACGAATTCCTTTTCGTCGCCAAGGGTGGTGGCTCGGCCAACAAAACCTTCCTCTATCAGGGCACGCCGTCGTTGCTTACGCACGACCGCATGCTGGATTTCCTCAAGGAAAAGATCCTGACGCTCGGCACGGCCGCCTGCCCTCCCTACCACCTGGCAATCGTCATCGGCGGCACGTCGGCCGAGATGAACCTCAAGACGGTCAAGCTCGCCTCCACGCGCTATCTCGACTGTCTTCCCACGGAAGGTTCCGAAAGCGGACATGCCTTCCGGGATATCGAAATGGAAAAGGAAATCCATAAGCTCACGCAGAGCCTCGGCGTCGGCGCGCAGTTCGGCGGCAAATATTTCTGCCATGACGTCCGCGTTATCCGCCTGCCCCGCCACGGTGCCTCGCTGCCGATAGGCCTCGGCGTCTCCTGTTCCGCCGATCGCCAGGCCAAGGGCAAGATCACCCGTGATGGCATCTTCATCGAACAGCTTGAAACCGATCCGTCGAAATACATGCCCGAAATCGACGAGGCCAAGCTTTCCGAATCGATGGTCCGCATCGATCTCAACCGGCCGATGACCGAAATCCTGGCGGAACTGTCGCGGCATCCGGTCAAGACCCGGCTGTCGCTGACCGGCACCATCATCGTCGCCCGCGACCTGGCGCACGCAAAGATCCGCGAACGCCTGGAAAAGGGTCAGGGCATGCCGGATTACCTCAAGAACCATCCGGTTTACTATGCCGGTCCTGCCAAGACGCCGGCCGGCTACGCCTCCGGTTCCTTCGGCCCGACGACGGCCGGACGTATGGACAGCTATGTCGACCAGTTCCAGTCCTTCGGCGGCTCCATGGTGATGCTCGCCAAGGGCAACCGCTCGCGCGCGGTGCGCGAGGCCTGCAAGGCGCATGGCGGTTTTTATCTCGGCTCGATCGGCGGTCCGGCTGCCCGCCTCGCTCAGGACTGCATCAGGAAAGTCGAGGTATTGGAATATCCCGAACTCGGCATGGAAGCAGTCTGGAAAATCGAAGTCGAAGACTTCCCGGCCTTCATCGTTATCGATGACAAAGGCAATGATTTCTTCCAGGAACTCAATCTCGGCTGA